CAGGCAAGGGAAATAAACAGAGAGATATCAAAATAAACCAAATTTGAAAACACAAATATGGTCCCAAGTATGTACCTCCATAAAGATGCCATCCACCCCGACAGCAACTGACGTCCTTGCTATACATGGTATTAATTCTCGAAGACCTCCACTTGCAACTCCTCCACCCTCCAGCTAATTAAAATATTCAGTCATATCATTTCTACTAAAGACCCAAACGATATAAAACAACAAATGCAACACCTTCCAGGAAGATAGTGAAAAAATTGCATGTATCCCTAAAATCAAAAGAATACAGGACTGACCTTTTTCCCTGCAGGTTGTTGCAATGAATGTGTAATATCGGCCACCTGCAAtgagacaaataacgatgatttATACCACCACTGAAACCGATGAGAATAAAAAGCAGCAAATAGTACTGTACTTACGATGGGACAATTTGCTTCTCGCATCCACTCCAAGTTGCGGGGATCAACAATTAAATCATCTGGAAACCAATTACGAATTCAGATATTGTTATAATCAAGTAAACAAACATGACTATACTCTCAGAGCAGCTAAAACTGGTCCATGCAGTTTTGTGCCTAAACAAAGATAGTGATGAAACTTTTGCACAAAAATATAGAAATGCTAATAAACTTACTATAACCAAACATGGTGCCTCGCTCACAAACCATCACATTCGGATTACCAGCCAACCTAACCTTCTCTGCAGAATTTGCCATAACCTGCCAAAGATCCAACATACGTTATATAAATTCACCGAATCTGTAAAAATTCTACTGGAGCATGCACAAAATGAAAGATAATAACCCCTAAATATATTATCACTTTGAAACCACGACGAATTTATATGCTGAGCATGTGAGGGAAACACACAATTAAATCTTTGAACGGAAAAGGAACGGAAATTGATGAGACACTTACAGAAGAAGAACACATTTGTCCCTTCTTAATGTTGACAATTTTTCCAGTCTTTGCAGCTGCGACTAGAAGGTCTGTCTGTCACAAGAAAAAGATGTCGCCATGAATCGGAAGTCAGGTAGCACATTAATCCATCTTAAGAACATAAGGTTTCTTATTCAAAGCAAGCCTTCGCAGAGTGACTGAAACAATAAtcagtgagaaacaagacaaaagATGCAAACCTGACGGCATAGAAAAGCAGGAATTTGGATAATATCAGCAACCTTTCCAACAGCTTCACACTGCGAGACACTAGCTTCATTAAAACTTGGTGAAGAATAACTGGCAAAGTGACATGAAATCCGGGCTATTATCTATAGGCATAAATCGAAGAACTCAAGTTACTCAGAGAAAACCACAAATTTACCTGCCAACTCTCATGCACATCAGTAACAATTGGTAAGTCATATGCAAGTTTAACTTTTTCAAGGATCTGCATTTGCAAAACAATAGTATAGAAAGTTGAGTCCATAGAAAAGAAAATAGAGACCACTGGTACTAATTTATGAGTACTTTAAAGCATGATATATTCAAAGTCATACATGAAAAACATTAAGTAATTGGATACAAGAAGAAGCTCAGGTTATCACATTTTCAAGTTCAACATGACGAGGTTTTCAGGAAATAGCTAAATACATAACGTCTATGGCTTACACTTTCGGAAAAGCTTTAATTTAATCATCCATGATAGAAATTAGGTGTCACATCATACATTTCAACGACTATGCTTAGTGGCACTAAGCATAAGACCTTTCTGGCATTAATGTCCTATTTAAGGGATTGACTTACTAGGAAGTCGTAATTTAGACAGCCATTATAATTATTGAGTGCATATCATCAACTCTACTGCTTAAAGATGAGAAATTCCATTCTAGTATACAAAGGAAAACTCAATTTTCTTCTAGGCAAGGCTACAATTGCACGGGTTAATCGAATGCCAACAAAACAAACATGAAACATGGCATCGCTATGCTACATGAAACGGAGTGTTCAATGCTGCTTACCTTCAAGCCTTCCTCTAAACCAGGACCACGGAATGATTTAGACGATGTTCGATTAGCTTTATCGAAACTCGATTTAAACACAAGCGGCACACCAACTCTAATTAAGCAAAGCCAATGCCCAAATACTCACAGATCAGCAAAAAAAATTGAACATTTTGAAGAACAAACAATACAATACAAATTAAACCCAATTTTCAAAACATAAAATTCAACCATATTATACCAAGAAAAAAGCAAATAAGAGTAGAAAAAATACTTACTTGTCGGTGATGTGTTTGATATGTTTAGCCATTCTGAAAATATGTTCTTCAGATTCAATCACATTTGGTCCAGCTAATACAAAAAAGGGTTCTGCGGactgaaaaatcaaaaaacagaGAATACCCATCTTTAGTTAAATCACATTATATTCAATTACGACATAGAAATCGAAATTGAAATAGAAGCCAAGAAAAGAAGTAAAATTCATGGATCTAAGAGAAAGAAATTCAGATTGAGATGATTGATTAGATATAGTGTGAATTAAACCTTTAGTTGGTTGTATAGATCTGCTGAGGAAACCATGTTTTCGTTAGTTTTTTCTGAAGTTTGAGTGAAGAATGTTAGGAATTTTTCTGAACTTTAAGTACAGAGAGAAAAAGGAGAGCGGAGACTGGAAGTTGGAGATGAGAGACTGTCCGTTGTTGAATGGCCATCTCTTTTGGATTCGGGCTACCACCTAAGATTTATAGAGAGAGAAAACTGTCTACAGAAGCCTCGGTTACAATGTGGTCCGGTCATATACATTTTGTACGTGGTCCGTTTTTATTTTCTAACACCTATTTAACTAAAAGACTTGTCCCTCTAAATCTCGGTAACTGTTCCACTTTTTGAGAAAAACTAGGAagttggaaaaagaaaaaagataaacaATTAGATCATAAAACAGTTTATCAAATTTTTTCCTAGTTATCAGATGTGTCATCATTTAAAGAAGGGCCACGtacttgaagtatgtggcccgaccacatcgtaaccGCACCGATCTACAGAGTACACGACAGTGGACTGCGGAACCTCAGCTCTGAATCTGACCTCCTTAACCATGAGAGACAACAAGTCTAAAGTCAAGTATCCGTGCAACTGGATTATTCCCTCGCATGGGGATGGGCTTCCCTCAAATGGGATCAGTCGGGGCCAAATTGATGGGCCCATGTAGTGTTTTTGTTAGGGTTGGCGCTATTGCTAGGGCCGTCTTAGGTCTAGGGCATGATAATCGTTCTCCCTCGATCCAAATTTTAGGGGGCCCAGGAAAAACATAAAACAACCTgataattttcttttttcctaaatataaattaaaaaagTCTGACAATGAGAAAATTCATTTGGAGTCTAGTTAGTGTCAATTTTTACAATTGTTTGCCTTATCCAcattgaactattttattttgtTAGCCCTGCTAAATTATCCTCGTAGCATCCCCTAAATTTCAAAATTACTATAAATCAACAACATCATTATAGTATAGTGGTAAAGTCATCTAATGTTAATATGAGTCATCTGTATTCGAAACTCGTTAACACAAATTCCAGAGATAAATCAAAAGAAAGAATTATCGAGCAATATTATAAATAAAATTTCAATTATTTTGGagctcttttttttatttttatatgtatTGTTCATTAATCCATATCTATATTGCTCGTGTATGTACTTTAGAAAAATGGCGACTTTTGAAAATTTCTCCCAAGCCTCTAGATTGGTAGAGACGGTCCTAGGTACCATGATCTAAGTTCGGTTTTGAAACTTGTCAACACCAAATTCTTGGTTggtcaaaagaaaaaaaggagagCGGAGACTGGAAGTTAGAGATGAGAGACTGTCTGTTATTGAATGGCCATCTCTTTTGGATTCGGGCTACCACCTAAGATTTACAGAGAGAGAGAAAACTGTCTACAGAATACATGGCAGTGGACTGCGGAATCTCAGGTCTGAGTCTGACCTCCTTAACCATGAGAGACAACAAGTCTAAAGTCAAGTCCCCGGGCAACTGGATTATTCCCTCGCATGGGGATGGGATTCCCTCAAATGGGATCTGTCGGGGCCAAATTGATGGGGCCGAATTTGTGGGGTATGATTTTTTTGCCTAGTCTCACTAGGCGGTTCATATTTAATTTTTTGTTAGTGTTGACACCTAGAATAAGAAATTTATTGGTGAAAAATATCTTGTACAGTGTACCCATAAATTGATTTTTCTTGAATTCACAAGTCCCAAGTTTTCTTCTGCCTATTAAGTTCTCTAAAGAAATTCTATACAATGAATCAATTCAAAATATAGAGTCACCAAACCCCGATACGTCTCTTAGTTTCCCTCCAACAAGATTGAAGCTTATATGTAAAGGCAGGCATACTGGATGTTTTCTTTTCAGAAGAATAACCTCACAGTGAAAATGGTAGGTCAACTAGTGCAAGTATCTTCCAAATTCGTCTGGACGATTGAAAATTTCTCAGAGCTGACTGACAAAGTGGTGCAATACTCTGATGTATTTACAGCCGATGGTTATGAATGGTATATAGTTGTCTATATGCATCACTTTCGTGTTATTGCTACTCTAGCTTTCTAAAgttcttgataaaaaaaattctctctttatTTTTTGTTGCTTGTTTTTACCATTACGTTTTGGTTATAAAGGAAGCTGGCAATTCATCCATTGGGAGTCGGAAAAGTGTATGATTACTTGTCAATTTTCCTGTGCCCTGTCAACGACTCTACTTCGGATCTGTATGTAAAGTTCAGTTTATCCATTACTAGTCAAAGCAATGGCAGTAACAGAGTCATAAGAGGTACACATGAAAAAATAAGAATATGTTCTATATATGTAGTAGATACTGTGTTACTGAATCACATGGTACTAACCTTATTACCTTGTAACTAATTTTGGTTTCATTTTGCAGAAACAGACACCAATTCCCTACCAAGAAAATGTGGGTTGGACTGGGGCTGGATAAAATTCTTGCATCTAAGTGAACTATACGACCCTGATGAAGGATACATCGTCAATGATACTTGTATTATTGAAGTTGAAGTTTCTTGTGGGATGGAGGACTAAATGAATAATGATATCAAGGAAAAATCAAGACCTACTGCTGTGTGTCATCCGAATGCGCTGATCTGAAGTTGTTTAAGTGTTTAATTTagttttcaagttgttgtgttTTGTTCTGCAAAATGTTTACAAGGAAAAGAAAACATAACCAATgttctttttaaagtttttacATCATAGTCTCAGAGTTCTTTGTTTAGAAACAATTAAAATTGAGAATTAATGATCAAAAAGGTTATAAAAACTTCTACTAGAGATTAATTCAAGTAGCACCAGTTTTGAAGTTGGTCTAACCAGAAACTACAAACGTTACAAGGGTGATATAGTAAATATGAACCTTATATAAGTAAACCTACTAGCTTCATAGTTGggggaaaagaaaagaagagaaaatcggCACATCCCGTCCCATGGATGTTATCCCAGCAGAGATAGCGATTGAAATATTTTCCCGAGTACCAGCGGAAACAATCTTAGAATGCAAAAGTGTTTGTAAAACTTGGCAAAATCTCTTATCACTTGATAAGAAGTTCACTGACATGCACTTCCGCCGTCGACAGGATCTGCTAGATCATCATGAACAAAAGGTAAATCTAGGTCTTATTTTCTTACGTAAGTCAGAAAACTCAAGTGGTCATGAACTTTACTATGGAGAATATGATGAGACGATTAGTAATAATAATACTAGTACCGATGATGACGGCAAAGAGGAGTGCAGCATTCCAAACACACTTAGATTAATTAATCATCCTCTCGTTCGTTCACAAAAGAAGTACGACACATGTTTGCTAGTTGGTTCTTGcaatggtttgatttgtttagCCGAACCTAGAATGTATGGCCTCAACGATCCAATCCATATCTGTAATCCCATTACTAGTATAATGACTACCATCATGTTACTAGTATACATAGTGGTTTTGGTTACAGTCCAGAAACCAAcgagtacaaggttgttagaaTCTTATATAGCTATGATGCTGGTACAGCAGATATACAAAGTATACACTCTTGGTGGTGGTAGTGGGTGGAGAAATAAAGGGCTAGTCACCTACACGTTATATGAACAACATGGTTTCTTTGCTAATGGAGCTATACATTGGTTAGATATGAATGCAGAAGAGACAATAATAATGGCCTTCAATTTATTAGATGAAAGGTTCCATGTGCTCCCTTCTGCACCTTTTTCCTGTGTCAACACTTTTATTATTGGCTCATATGGAGAGTGGTTGTGTGTTGTTAACCATGATAGTGGTGAATGTTTAGATATATGGACTTTTAAGAAAACATCGTCAGGTACTACTACGTCTATTACAGTCGGCAATAACGAATATGAGTCTTGGAGCTGGTGTAAAGAGTTCAGTATTGACCTTGAAGGTTCATCCCCTTGGGATTACGTACCTGTTGCGTTTACAAAGACTGGTTTGCTAGTACTCTGGTATGCAGACTTGTCGATTGTCTCGGAGAAAGGGACATTCTATAGTTACAACCCGAAAACTGCAACGTGGAAAACACTTGGGACTATGGATTTTCTTGAAGTAATCCCTCATATGAACAGCTTTGTTTccttgaaagctttaggagaaaCAACAtgcaagaaaagaaagaaaagatcaGTTCCATCAAGTAGTGTGAAGGTTAGCTAGCCAGGATATAAtatttgaaatatattagctacCAAGTTCATTATTAATCTGCTGCATCAAGTTTGATCTTTATGACTTTATATTATCATGTTGGTGTCATTTTTCTCTTTTTGGATAACTGAAAGTTTCTGGCATACGTTTGCCAATATATCTGCTGGCTTATTGCATTCCCCGACTACATGCTTACATATCCAGTTACTAATAATACGATTTTGGCAATTAAGTTTTTATAAATGTCATGacaaagaaaaacaagcatagAACTGGTGATTTATTTCTGACACTGACCATGATATATACTAAATGGGGTTTTCCATTTCCTCTCGTTGTGAAAGCAAGAAATTTACACATTCATAAATAATGACAGAGTTATGGGTCTTTGCATTTTCCTGACGCTAGAAGCCTCTCCCTTCGGCACTTTAACAATTTGTCCCTCCAGCTGTAATACACAAGTACCTGTATGGTTATACGTACAAAACTGCAGTTTGACTCTTAAGTATCTGTAGTGATATACCAAACAAGAGGTGTCGGCAGATAATACAGATAACCTACTAGCAATTTTCATTGATTGACATGGGATTTGTTGACTTCAAAGATGTCCACATTATTCTTATCTCAAGTATGATTCAATAAAGATGTCCCAAATGATCTAGAAGCAACGAAAAAGAGCCACAGTAAGTAATTTCGGAACAATTTCCATGTGAAGTCAAATCAATGAACAAAAAGTGCATATAAATTTCAAATAATAGAACAAGTTGTGGTTCTTAAAGTTATTATGCCATAAAATTTCAACTATAAATAGTAATCTATATGTAAGCCATTCCGTATATTTCATTGAGAAACAAAATGTTTATATGATTGATAGAGCAAATTTAGTTCAGTAGAATAAAAGTTGGGACGCATTAGTCGATACAATTCACTGGCAAATTCAGTACGTTTTCTTGTCCATAAAACCTACAATTATTGCAATAAGAGAAGTGAAACATTTGTTCTATTTAGTGGACTGGAGCACTAGAAACCGTGTAACTATCATCGATTGACCGAGTAAGTTGTTTCTTCAAATGTGTCCACATGATACGAATATAATTCTGGTAACATGATCAGTACTTTTCTTAATGGTGGAAAAAGCATTGCTAGCAAAGGAAAATGCTAAATTATTTGATTTCCAAGTCTAGTTTGCACTCCAATACTTGTCGGTGAATGAAACCTAAGTCGATCGAACATAAGTGAATATAGATCATAAAGGAGCTCAGGGAGATGGTGAGTGGAGTTCACTGCTGAAGCTCTCCCAGCAAAAGAACCCAAGTTATTCTGCTTCCGTAAAGACTTTTATGACACATAGATGTGCAACTGAACTTAAGGCTATAAACCTGACTGCATCTAGAGTCTGCTATTAAAGTGCCACAAAGCTGTGGTGATCGATTCAGTTTGCTTGGTGAGCATCTTATTTTGCTCCGCATGGGTACAATAAAGCTGTGGGACCAGATGTGCTAGCTAGACAAAGTGCCAAACTGTACAGAAAACACCCACTTCTGACTTTTCAACTATCCAAACTTGTGATGGACAGTAATGAAATTAATGTATCTTGGTGCATACACACGGCAAGGAACCTTAGTCAAATCATGCTTATTAAAGTCTTGCGTGCGTCAATGAACGAAATTCCAAATATTGAACTATAAATGCAGCACCCTGATAATATGAAAACTATAACTAGTAATCAGAATCTAATTAAACAATTCTGCATATTCATTGATCAAACCAAAACTTGAAATAAGCATATAGGGCTAATTTAGTTTTTGTTAGCCAtgtattcattcaataagacTACCCAGACAACATCATTTGATCTTTTTCTTATCCATCTTCATTTATTGTTCTTCTTATTGATCAACATCACTATATGCCCACTAGCCTCTCATGGATGCTATGAAGAGGAAAGCAGGGCACTattaaatttcaaatcctcttTGGAAGACCCTTCAAATCGCTTGACTTCATGGCAAGAAGGCATCCTACATGAAAACTGTTGTAATTGGCATGGAATTAGGTGTTCAGATGAGTCATCTCGTGTTGTCTCTATCGACCTTCGGAACACAAACCTTGAAAATTATATCGAAGAAACTAGGTACGGCAAAGGCACCTACAACTTACCAAGCACTTCGCTAACAGGTAAACTATCTCCTTCTCTATTCAGCATAACTTATCTAGAGTACCTTGATCTCGGCTTCAATAATTTTCAGGAACCAGATATCCCATTTCAGTTTTCAGATCTAAATAAACTCACCCATCTTGATCTCTCAAACACAAACTTTTCAACATCAATTTCGACACATTTCAGCAACTTATCATCTTTACAGTAGCTTGATTTATCTTGCAAAACAATCTCCAATTTTTCTAACTCTTGCTCAGAATCGTCATCCATAAAATGGATGAGAGGTTTAGTAAATCTCCGGGTATTAAAGCTGAGTGGTATTAATCTAGCTGGGGCCACATCTTCAGAAGAGAATTTTGCTGAGCATATGTCGTACCTTTATAATATTAGATATCTTGATCTCTCTCACTGCAGTATTCGTACTTCCGTTTTCCCAATCCATGAGTTTCACAATCTTTCCCATCTATCCACTCTCAAAATGAATGACAACTATATCGGTTCTTTAATACCAGAACAGCTAGCCAATTTTACTTCAATCTCAGTTCTCAACTTGTCTTACTGTCAACTACAAGGCTCAGTTCCATATCTTCCTCAACTCAGAGAGCTTGATGTGAGTTTCAATTATCTACAGCCTAATCTTACTAGGATGTTTGAAAATCTTTGGGCGAAACTAAAAGCCCTTCAGATAACATCAAATCAAATAAATGGACCAATTCCAAGTTCAATTTCAAATGCGCCATTATTAGTCAGTCTTTCTGCCGCATGGGGTACAATTCAAGGATCATTACCTTCTTCAATCTACAATCTTTCTCGGTTGCATCATCTGGACCTCTCTCAGAATGACATAACAGGTTCTATCCATTCTTCAATCTCCAATCTAAAAAAACTAAACTCTATTGACTTGTCTTACAATAAATTCCAAGGAACCATACCAAGTGCAATCTCCAAGCTAAAAGGGCTAAGCTTTCTAGACCTGTCCAGGAATAATTTCCACGGACCGATCCCAAATTCAATCTCCAATCTAAAAGACCTACACTTCCTAGACTTG
This is a stretch of genomic DNA from Papaver somniferum cultivar HN1 chromosome 1, ASM357369v1, whole genome shotgun sequence. It encodes these proteins:
- the LOC113320282 gene encoding 2-dehydro-3-deoxyphosphooctonate aldolase 1, translated to MVSSADLYNQLKSAEPFFVLAGPNVIESEEHIFRMAKHIKHITDKVGVPLVFKSSFDKANRTSSKSFRGPGLEEGLKILEKVKLAYDLPIVTDVHESWQCEAVGKVADIIQIPAFLCRQTDLLVAAAKTGKIVNIKKGQMCSSSVMANSAEKVRLAGNPNVMVCERGTMFGYNDLIVDPRNLEWMREANCPIVADITHSLQQPAGKKLEGGGVASGGLRELIPCIARTSVAVGVDGIFMEVHDDPLSAPVDGPTQWPLRNLEELLQELVAIARVSKGKQQFKIDLTPFRED